The nucleotide sequence ataaagttaataaaatacacaaaaacacacgcgttcagttttattcagaaattatgttgataataatattaattataatattaaatgaatattataataattgattAAGTGGATTTTGAATACTCTGAATGGCAGCTTTTACCCTGTTTGATTAAACTTCTGAAATgagtttaaaaaaagtgtttcttctttttttattcaaattgtttATGTTAtctttggaaattgtttttaatgtataatcGATTTAGCGTTGTTTTAGCTTTATAAGATCGCATGAACTAAAGATAGCTCCCTTTCCTATATAGGTCTTATGGTCATTTGTGATGAtttgtataattaatattttttaatcctttttggtgttttttttcaccATCAACTGtctgataaaaaagaaaaacatttttttttacactttttatttccatcctgttaaTTTTCTTGTAAGCACTTATTTTAATAGTCATTACGGTTGACATTTAACGTCTTCTCTACTCACATACACAACAAAATAGAGTAAAGCGATAACAAAGGAGACTTTCATTCATCAGCGCATAGTTAAAACCCGATTATGACGTCGTTATGACCCAGTTAAAGTGACAGGATCGACGCATTAATCCGCGGACGCTGCTTGTGTTAATGCAACAGTTTTAAAGCACACAGTGGTCTGTtcctgagcgagagagagatggcAAACACATGGGGAACCCCCAGAGCAACAACATGACACTGTCAGTCTGAACTCTACCCTAGAGAAAGATACAGGACCATCACATCTAGTCCACATTTACTTTCGCTTCACACTGTCAGCTAGATAACTCGCAGTAGTTATGTCAAAATGCATGGGTTTACATACCTGAGGGCTGATGGCGTTAACAGATCATTTAGATCAATGTGGACGAGCTTCAGTGGATTCGTACAAGTCAATCCTcttgatatttaatatttgacaGCTACGCGTCTCAGCACGTCCCTCTTATCTCGGGCGCGCGAGCGGAAAACGGAACGACCAATCCTACTACGACGAAGAcattggctcatgaatattaattaggtggcGTCACAGCAGCGAGCTAATGAATATTCATAAAGGAAGCCTTGGCTGTAGTAGGATTTGTAATTCTTTGAGCGGAAAGTTTCTGTAGACGAGTAAggaaactaaaataaatactcCATAAATAGCACTCGAATGCGTCTTTCAACTGAAATAGGAAAGAAAACGTTTAACAGTCTGTGTTCAAACGTGTTTTAATGTTTCCATACGACACTTCACATATATGAACATGCTTTAGGCACAGATTTAGAGAAGAgacttttcattattttacatataatgcCACCACACTCGGAGCTGCCTACAACCCgttctttaaaaatgcaattagtttgcattaaaaaaaaaaatgtaaaacttaagTAAAAGCGCTTAATATCGTCAAAACATTGTTGATTTTTGGAGACATTAAGCACTTTTCAATATGCAGCCAATCTGCATAGAGTAGAAACAGCACTGAAATAAGCATTAAGATTATTTTCTAAGTGCAAGGAGCACACACATAAAAACCTAGTTAagacttcaaaaaaataaataacttctaAGGAACTACCAAGAAAACTAGATAAATCATGGTTAAATTTCTACACAAGTGAAACATGTACACAGTGACTGTCTGCATGCACAAGAATATTCCAGCATTAATTCAAGATTGGTCATATTCTGATTATGTAAATGTAGACTACCATAACCAGATTAACATTTCCTTTTTCAAAGAGACGAATGAGACAGTGTTATGTCTTGTAAAGACCTTAAAAACACTGTAACTGAATGTCTGCACGTCCAAACTAAGGTCGTTCTGGATTATACATCTTGGAGCAAAACTACTAATGTTCTACAATAaagaaatgtcattaaaaaaaagtaacatcaaTGAAAAATTAGttgcttaaaataataaaaacaaatggtaAGGGCATCACCATTATGTCCAGAAGAGAATAAAGGGGAAATAATGTTCACTAGTTTATTCTGATAATGCTCATTTCTTGTATACAGTAATCTTCAGAGCTGTGTATTATGCAAACATCTTTCAGAATAAAGGTTTAACCAGAATATAGAGCTTAATGGGAAaccctgtgcatgtgtgtgtgatctgaTCAACTGCACTCTTTATGTGGTAGAAGAAGGGTAACGCTACATGCATATTCTGATTAAACAGCACACCACTAATCAAACAACTCACTTCAACAGCTTAACGCCTGGTGGAAAGTGTTTACACTATTCTGCAAGTCAAACCGGTTTATACATAAACCCCGATTAGATTATAATTAAaagacgagaaaaaaaaaaaaaggtatgacaGTAGGAATTTTCTATGATTTCAATTAAGTATGAGATTATATTTTCTTGTTAAGAGCACTTTGATGGCAAGAGAATTTGGACAGGTGATATTCTGTCAGTCTGTAGcaccaaatattaaaatatgaaacacaTAATAATCAACCACAGACACCGGTGAACTACAAAATAACAACAAGCAAAACCATTTTAAAGAGGTCTGCTGTTACATCATAGATACTGAAGGACAACAAGAAAAAGTGCGGAGATAGAACACAATATTTTAAAgacttaaagcgatagttcacgcaaaaatgaaaattatccgGTGATTTACTCACCATCAAGGCATCCTACGATTATATGATGGTCTTCTTTCATATGAATCCATTCGGAGTTATAGTTAATGTCCTGGCTCTTTCATggtttataatggcagtgaatggctgTTGAGACTTTGAAgcccaataaagtgcatccatccatcataaaaagtgcttcCTACGGGTTAATAAAGGTCTTCTGAAACAAACTGATGCATGTgcaagaattattttttttaattcgatATACCGTAACCTTAACTGACGTACAAACGTTCACGAGAGAGAAGTGATGAACGTGGAAACGCttgtttttgaaaacaaaacaccagtcAACAAAACTTgtctattaaatttttttcttataCAAACATCTAtttgcttcagaaggcctttattaaccacCTGGAGCCGTGTggggcactttttatgatggatgaacGCACCTtattgggcttcaaaatctcaacagccattcacttccattataaaaCCTGGACGAGCCAAGACAatgtttaatataactccgatcgTACTCATCTGAAAGACGACAGTCATGTGCACCTAGGATGACTCGAGGGCGAGTAAATCATGCGGAGATTTTAATCTGTGGGTCAACCATCGCTTTAAAGATACAACATGAttacaaaatctaaaataaaacaaaaattgagttcaaataaatagAAAGTTACGTAACTAATATATACAGTTTAAAACAACGTTTTGTTTCCTAGTATTCACAACGAGAACTTCTAACCAATTATTACCTTCATCAGCAATGTCACAAATATAAAACCCCTCAGTGTAGAGAGGAGGAGGGCGTGTCGGACGGGATGCCCACCAGAGTGGGCGGCTGCTGGCCCGGCGCGGGTACAGGGGCTGTGGGGCGGGGGTTGAGGCGCGGAGGGAGGGGGGTGGAGGGCCGGATGAGCGGCGGGGGCTGGTTCAGGGCGGGACGGGGCTGAAGGAAGCGGGCCTGCTGCTGCAGAGGCGGAGGCTGACGGTGTAGCGCTGGAGTGGCAGGAAGAGATGGACGCAGAAGAGGAGGAGGCTGGTTCAGAGAGCTGGAGCTGCTGGCTGATGTTAGAGACACTGAGGTGGCTACAGGAGACGGACCCGAGGCTGGGGTCACCTGACCCTGATTAGGAAACAACAGAGAAGACCATTTAACACACTGGTTTCATTTTTTGTCATACCTTCCGGAGAAAAACAGAGCAGACACTGGACAAAGATGTGAAGCACGTGTTGATCTGACGACTACTTCATATGAGAGGCTTTACAGTTTGAACGCttacctcttcctcttcctcgtcGGTGCTCTTTCCCGAGGAGATGTTGCTGTTCTTTCCATCCTCGCCAGAGTTGGCACCGTCTCCGTTGGGGGTCCCCTGCTCTGCCTCCCATTCCTGAAGCACCTCGTCCAAGTTAAAGCGGCGCCGATAGTTCACGAAGAAGTTCTTCACCTGCCCCACCGTTTTATTCCCGATCACATCAGCAATAGCTTGGAAGTCCTTCCCGTATTTCCGTACTCCTAGATAAATGAGGCATGAGATGTTGCGAGTGACATTTggtataataacaataacaggTACATAACTGATGCCTTTAGCTATTTACTGACCTTGCACTGCCAAAAGCTGCTCGTCTGTTGTCCAGCGGGCATTAATTTTTTGGGTGCACTGGAACAAGACGTAACATTGAGCAAACTGTGGATATGCAGATTAAAGTGCATGTGAGAACAAGAGCAAGCGGAAGGGAGTCACCTCAGGCAGTCTGAACTCATCAATGCCATCTTCAATCTTCTGCTTAAGTCCACTGTTTAACTGCTTGGCGTTCTGAACCTAGAAAAACAGGTACACTTGTGAGGAAGAACGAACGTCAAGAATAGCCATGCTCCGGTTGTTTCTCCAAACCCACAACTGGCGCTTGTTAACCAATTAATAACAGTTAAGATTATTTTAATTCAGAACTGGAAAGGATAAGTGTCTATGACCTGTTAAAAATACCAAAATGAGCTTTTCAGGGATTCATTTTACACGTGTTAACAACAGAACGTGAGGATTCACTTGGTCAAGCACCTGCTTCTACGAGCAGAGAAAAACATAATATTCCCTAggctatatataataaataaacaggccTATACAACTTctattataaattttatttataatcaatTTTATTATACTATActtttatgtaataaatataaaaaatgaaaagaaaaaaataattgacaATATTAAGCTGAAACTTgactttgcaaaaataaaaaataataaaataaaagaaataaaaaaaataaaaaaatcaaatcgcAATATATGTCAAAGAAATCGCAATTAGATATTTTCCCTATATAGCACAGCCCTAAACACCACAACCAATAAAACACAGTCAGCCAATGACTGGAGAGAAAATAAACCCCACATTGCTCAATTTATATAATCTGTGCCTTTAAGCATTATCACTGTACCGCAGTAATGTGGTGccaaataaaatctgttttacaTGTTTGTTTGAATGTGAGAGAAGTACAAAACcaggtttacaaaaaaaatttattttggcaTTCAAATACACCACAAATACAGGAATATTAGGATTTGTGTCCAATGAGAGACCCAACATTGGTTCCAGTTTGgctttagcctaaattaattagttttggctTGTCGTTTACATAGTCTAGCTTCTTATATTTTCCATTCCTGTTCTTTACTGAATACTGTTAAACTGAAAGGATTAGTTGTGGAGCGAAGGGAACTAAAGATACTTATATAATGTTTATGCCTATTTCTGAATGTTAGAATAAAATGAAACTTACAATCGActttaattcaaatttattttctaCACGCAGCGTATTTTAACCAATGCAgcaaattttttaaaatacaggGAAAAAAACCATTTAACACTGTATAAATCAGTCAATTCCTAGTGCCAGTTAACAGTTAACTGGTTAAACTGATCATCCCTGATTAAGAACATTAGAACACGATCTTCAAAGGCTtacaattgctttttttttaacctcttGTTGATTGGTGGCCGTACCTGTCGTTTCAGGGACACCAGCTCCATGTCCAGCTGACGCAGGACAGAGTTAGCGGCGCTGGAGCTGCAGGAGACCGCCACCACGTCCTCCTGCGTGAGGTACATGCCTTTGGGCGGGCGGCACTTGGAGCGCTGGCTGTGGTGACGGTGCTGCAGCGTCTGGTGCTCTCTCCGGCCCAGAGCGATTTTGGAGCTCAGCGTCTGAGGCTCTGCATGACTCTGTCAGGGGAAAACCAAAACACTGCACTGAGACACTGGAAAAAGATTCAACATCGAGGAATCAACAGACACCTTTAACATGCTTCTGGAATAATCTGAATATGTCTTTATTAGAAAGTCCCATTACCTCCTTCTTGGCCTCTTTCGTAGGATCATAATCACTGTCGTTGGTCTCAACCGGGTTGGCCTCCTCCATCTCTTCCTCACTATCAAAAACAGAAAGACCAGAAACACTTAAAACTTGCATCAACTCATAAATGAGCTCAAAGATCGAATGCATAAGTGACCTTTCATCAGGATTATTCCGGTTTGCCAGCTTTCGCGCTTGTCGGTCCATTAGACTCGTTCGGGATCGTGTTTTTTTCCATGAATAGTAGTACTTCACAAGACTGGATATGGATTTGTCCGGCAACTGCAATCAATTATCAAATTCaagtgtaaaaaatattaataataataaacattttagcaataaaatgtttttgaaagacatcagggatgttttcatttattcaaaaacacagtaaattaaaactgttaaatataacaattgaaatatctgttttgtatttaaatatttgaagatTGAATTTATTGCTTTGAtgataaagctgtattttcagcatcattcctccagtcttcagcgtcacatgatcttcagaaatcattctgatatgctgctcTGTCATGAATTATCATAGGTGCTCGGTTATTAATTTGTGGCACAGTATAATGTATTATCTTATTGTGTAAAGTTGTTTATGTACCATGCATTTTGATGCACTTTTTAGGGTTCTTCAATGAATAGAAAGCAGAAGCTGCAAAAGAGTAATGTTCAAAatcacagcatttatttgaaagagaaatcttctgcaaatcagtatattcgaatgatttctgcaggatcatgtgacacttctCGTTCCTTTGACCTCCATTCATACACGGAAACAAGTTTCACATTTCACTGCGCTTCTCAGTGTAAGTTCTGGGAAATGTACCTGCAAATTCATATCATGTGAAACGGTGTGACCAACAGATCAATACGTCCCTCGCAGATGAATTAA is from Carassius gibelio isolate Cgi1373 ecotype wild population from Czech Republic chromosome B22, carGib1.2-hapl.c, whole genome shotgun sequence and encodes:
- the rcor3 gene encoding REST corepressor 3, with the protein product MPGMMDKGSEYLGKGRSNGTKSPSNASNGHFSDESGSDDEHDVGMRVGSDYQANIPEFDPGSTKYSDKDNGGMLVWSPYHTIVDSKLDEYIAIAKEKHGYNVEQALGMLFWHKHNIEKSLADLPNFTPFPDEWTVEDKVLFEQAFSFHGKSFHRIQQMLPDKSISSLVKYYYSWKKTRSRTSLMDRQARKLANRNNPDESEEEMEEANPVETNDSDYDPTKEAKKESHAEPQTLSSKIALGRREHQTLQHRHHSQRSKCRPPKGMYLTQEDVVAVSCSSSAANSVLRQLDMELVSLKRQVQNAKQLNSGLKQKIEDGIDEFRLPECTQKINARWTTDEQLLAVQGVRKYGKDFQAIADVIGNKTVGQVKNFFVNYRRRFNLDEVLQEWEAEQGTPNGDGANSGEDGKNSNISSGKSTDEEEEEGQVTPASGPSPVATSVSLTSASSSSSLNQPPPLLRPSLPATPALHRQPPPLQQQARFLQPRPALNQPPPLIRPSTPLPPRLNPRPTAPVPAPGQQPPTLVGIPSDTPSSSLH